The proteins below are encoded in one region of Paenibacillus sp. YYML68:
- a CDS encoding PrkA family serine protein kinase, translating into MDIFKKIADYRTETERLSWTGTFAEYMDLLRDNPSLAMTAHARVYEMIASHGIVEKNGRRKYQFFEKELFGLDTAIEKLVEEYFHSAAKRLDVRKRILLLMGPVSGGKSTLVTMLKRGLEQFSRTEKGAVFAIKGCPMHEEPLHLIPNELRPEVEQEFGVRIEGNLCPSCQIRLRDEYNGRIEEVLVERVLLSEESRVGIGTFSPSDPKSQDIADLTGSIDFSTITEYGSESDPRAYRFDGELNKANRGIMEFQEMLKCDEKFLWNLLSLTQEGNFKAGRFALISADELIIAHTNESEYKAFISNKKNEALQSRMIVMPIPYNLKVSEEEKIYAKLIEQSDMRHVHIAPHSLRAAAIFSIMTRLKESKKQGMDLVKKMRMYDGQEVEGYKEADLKEMQNEFLEEGMTGIDPRYVINRISSALIRHDLEFINALDVLRALKDGLDQHPSITKEERERYLNFISIARKEYDELAKKEVQKAFVYSFDESAKTLFNNYLDNIEAYCNWTKIKDPLTGEEMDPDERLMRSIEEQIGISENAKKAFREEILIRMSSYSRKGRRFDYSSHERLREAIEKKLFTDLKDIVKITTSTKTPDENQLKRINEVIKRLVEEHGYTTASANELLRYVGSLLNR; encoded by the coding sequence ATGGACATATTTAAGAAAATCGCCGATTATCGCACGGAAACCGAAAGGCTCTCATGGACAGGGACGTTCGCCGAGTACATGGACCTGCTCCGCGACAACCCGAGTCTGGCTATGACCGCACACGCGCGCGTATATGAAATGATCGCCTCTCACGGTATTGTGGAGAAGAACGGGCGGCGCAAGTACCAGTTTTTCGAGAAGGAGCTGTTCGGTCTCGATACGGCCATTGAGAAGCTTGTGGAGGAGTACTTCCACTCCGCAGCGAAGCGTCTGGACGTGCGCAAGCGTATCCTGCTGCTGATGGGGCCTGTAAGTGGCGGTAAGTCGACGCTCGTGACGATGCTGAAGCGGGGTCTGGAGCAGTTCTCCAGAACAGAGAAGGGCGCTGTCTTCGCCATCAAGGGCTGCCCGATGCATGAGGAGCCGCTCCATCTCATCCCCAATGAGCTTCGTCCGGAGGTCGAGCAGGAGTTCGGCGTCCGCATCGAGGGCAACCTGTGCCCATCGTGCCAGATTCGTCTGCGCGACGAATATAACGGCAGAATCGAGGAAGTGCTGGTCGAGCGCGTATTGCTGTCGGAGGAGAGCCGCGTCGGGATTGGTACGTTCAGTCCATCTGATCCGAAGTCTCAAGATATTGCCGACCTGACGGGTAGCATCGATTTCTCCACCATTACCGAATACGGCTCCGAGTCTGACCCGCGTGCGTACCGATTCGACGGTGAGCTGAACAAGGCGAATCGCGGTATTATGGAGTTCCAGGAGATGCTCAAGTGCGACGAGAAGTTTCTGTGGAACCTGCTCTCGCTCACGCAGGAGGGCAACTTCAAGGCTGGCCGCTTCGCGCTCATCAGTGCCGACGAGCTCATCATCGCGCATACGAACGAGTCGGAGTACAAGGCATTCATCAGCAATAAGAAGAATGAAGCGCTCCAATCCCGCATGATCGTCATGCCGATTCCATATAACCTCAAGGTGTCCGAGGAGGAGAAAATATACGCCAAGCTCATCGAGCAGAGCGATATGCGCCATGTTCACATCGCGCCTCATTCGCTGCGAGCCGCGGCGATCTTCTCGATCATGACCAGGCTCAAGGAGTCGAAGAAGCAGGGCATGGATCTGGTGAAGAAGATGCGCATGTACGACGGCCAAGAGGTCGAAGGCTACAAGGAAGCGGACCTGAAGGAGATGCAGAACGAGTTCCTCGAGGAAGGCATGACCGGCATCGACCCGCGCTACGTCATCAACCGCATCTCGAGCGCACTCATTCGTCATGATCTTGAATTCATCAATGCACTCGACGTGCTGCGTGCGCTTAAGGACGGACTCGACCAGCATCCTTCGATTACGAAGGAGGAGCGCGAGCGTTACCTGAACTTCATCTCCATCGCACGCAAGGAATATGACGAGCTGGCGAAGAAGGAAGTGCAGAAGGCGTTCGTGTACTCGTTCGACGAGTCCGCGAAGACGCTGTTCAACAATTACCTCGACAACATCGAGGCGTATTGCAACTGGACGAAGATCAAGGACCCGCTGACAGGTGAGGAGATGGACCCGGATGAGCGCCTCATGCGTTCGATTGAGGAGCAGATCGGCATCAGCGAGAATGCGAAGAAGGCGTTCCGCGAGGAGATTCTGATCCGTATGTCGTCGTACTCGCGTAAGGGCAGAAGATTCGACTACAGCAGCCATGAGCGTCTGCGTGAGGCGATCGAGAAGAAGCTGTTCACCGACCTCAAGGATATTGTGAAAATCACGACCTCGACGAAGACGCCAGACGAGAACCAGCTGAAGCGCATTAACGAGGTCATCAAGCGACTGGTGGAGGAGCATGGCTACACGACAGCGTCGGCCAACGAGCTGCTGCGTTATGTGGGCAGCCTGCTGAACCGCTAG